The following are from one region of the Syngnathus typhle isolate RoL2023-S1 ecotype Sweden linkage group LG22, RoL_Styp_1.0, whole genome shotgun sequence genome:
- the ttbk2b gene encoding tau-tubulin kinase 2b produces MSGEHIDILSTADVVRDRWRVVRKIGGGGFGEVYEVLDLVSQATLAMKVESATHPKPVQRTEAAVLRKLQGKDNVCRFVSAGRNERFNYVVMELQGRNLADLRRSRIRGTFSVSTTMRLGKQILQSIESIHSVGFLHRDIKPANFAMGRLASTCRCCYMLDFGLARQYMTSNQELRPPRSVAGFRGTVRYASINTHKNKEIGRHDDLWSLFYMLVEFMSGQLPWRKFKDKEQVGNLKEAYDHRLMLNHLPLEFTTFLDHILSLDYYTKPDYELLMSLFDRAMKSHNVLHNDPYDWEKCDSEDMLTTAVAPPTGQELTRLTPAHMGMANASVLPVELQRENTEDVLMLGERFSDADNCPPPVTPASVPARGIWDEMNRIQSQNHVEPMIRKVVSEEEHSQNQGNQSPAGSAQSSPRRVRSETMYLDRAMPLLRKMRQSQSLAFERRLAPEPKPTLERFLESCRGKTPPCLSNIGEKVLSDDHSGTGTADPEEGAVSSGFVAVNFSPVIQEGDSQEWVVLEMEQGANSGAIKPLAEAQREDKAAAPNPADGENHPPQEGPAVAVSPVLSHCSVGSWLLGHRRLPGLLGQMPSVIMGRPHMDQSSSGTAQSPALEKSDTIPLEAPSNKSDEAPGQPKDGEKTDLAPSSSPLKGSTAPPAKDPESDSGLPDCSSELNQQAQAICSLLASLRPKDSPCSPKLSRIPIRDSGTPPDSPCRNRHRDRKNRWSSPVPSSPTHSPSPSLSCENLQVILPRERLSSERGSKSDCGGEDPLSLSSSSGGKSKIPRPMSATFVPEQLSGRLVPRPPPGKPTSGACADHRRRRLRVRASSTSDADSLSSQNQSTQDRGGRLVSPPPPRPCASPNLQRSLSCSPSRQEPHDGRAPPPGRSRSPSTPPPRHGPLQARLSGQSPLVPRSIGKGLIEECKGSRKLKR; encoded by the exons ATGAGTGGAGAGCATATCGACATCCTGTCAACGGCAGATGTGGTCCGAGACAGATGGAGAGTG GTGAGAAAGATAGGTGGAGGCGGTTTCGGGGAGGTCTACGAGGTCTTGGACCTCGTGAGCCAGGCCACTCTTGCCATGAAGGTGGAGTCTGCCACACACCCCAAACCGGTACAGAGGACAGAGGCGGCCGTGTTGAGGAAGCTGCAAG GCAAGGATAACGTGTGTCGCTTTGTCAGCGCTGGTCGAAACGAGCGCTTCAACTATGTGGTGATGGAACTCCAG GGGAGGAACTTGGCAGATCTACGGAGGAGCAGGATCCGTGGTACATTCTCAGTCTCGACGACTATGCGGCTCGGCAAGCAGATTTTACAAAGCATCGAAAGCATCCACTCAGTGGGCTTCCTGCACCGTGACATTAAACCA GCTAACTTTGCAATGGGAAGACTAGCAAGTACTTGCAGGTGCTGCTACATGCTGGACTTTGGTTTGGCCCGACAGTACATGACCTCCAACCAAGAACTTCGTCCT CCTCGATCTGTGGCCGGCTTCAGGGGAACTGTGCGATATGCTTCAATCAATACTCATAAAAACAAG GAAATTGGTCGTCATGACGATCTATGGTCCCTCTTCTACATGTTGGTTGAATTCATGTCCGGTCAGCTCCCATGGAGAAAATTTAAAGACAAG GAACAAGTAGGAAATCTAAAAGAAGCATACGACCACCGCCTCATGCTTAATCACTTACCATTGGAGTTTACCACATTCCTGGATCACATCCTCAGTCTGGACTACTACACTAAACCAGACTACGAG CTGCTGATGTCACTGTTTGACCGTGCTATGAAAAGCCACAATGTGCTGCACAACGATCCCTACGATTGGGAGAAATGCGACTCGGAGGACATGCTGACAACCGCGGTGGCACCACCCACTGGCCAGGAGCTCACCCGCCTCACGCCAGCTCACATGGG CATGGCCAATGCATCAGTGCTGCCAGTGGAATTGCAGAGGGAGAACACGGAGGATGTCCTCATGCTCGGAGAGCGCTTCAGCGACGCTGACAACTGCCCCCCTCCTGTCACCCCTGCGTCCGTTCCTGCCAGAGGCATATGGGACGAAATGAACCGCATTCAAAGCCAGAATCATGTTGAGCCAATGATTAGGAAG gtGGTGAGTGAGGAAGAGCATAGTCagaaccagggcaaccaaagcCCTGCCGGCTCGGCGCAGAGTTCTCCGAGGCGAGTCCGATCCGAGACCATGTACTTGGACCGGGCTATGCCGCTGCTCCGAAAGATGCGTCAGAGTCAGAGTTTGGCGTTTGAAAGAAGACTTGCACCCGAACCCAAGCCGACTCTCGAGCGCTTCCTTGAGTCCTG tcgaGGCAAAACGCCTCCGTGTCTTTCAAACATCGGGGAGAAAGTTTTGTCCGACGATCATTCCGGCACGGGTACGGCGGACCCAGAAGAAGGCGCGGTCAGCAGCGGTTTTGTCGCAGTCAACTTCAGTCCTGTGATCCAAGAGGGAGACTCCCAGGAGTGGGTGGTGCTGGAAATGGAGCAAGGCGCCAATTCCGGAGCCATCAAGCCTTTGGCCGAAGCCCAGCGCGAGGACAAAGCAGCCGCCCCTAATCCTGCTGACGGCGAGAACCATCCGCCGCAGGAGGGCCCAGCTGTAGCAGTCAGTCCTGTTTTGTCACACTGTTCTGTCGGGTCATGGTTACTTGGCCACAGGAGGCTGCCGGGGCTGTTGGGGCAAATGCCCTCGGTCATCATGGGACGACCCCACATGGATCAG TCCTCCAGTGGCACAGCGCAGTCCCCTGCGCTCGAAAAGAGTGACACGATACCCCTTGAAGCTCCGTCGAACAAATCCGACGAAGCTCCCGGACAACCGAAGGATGGAGAGAAGACGGATTTGGCTCCGTCATCAAGCCCGCTGAAGGGTTCGACTGCTCCACCGGCGAAAGACCCAGAGAGCGATTCGGGTCTGCCCGACTGCTCGTCAGAGCTGAACCAGCAGGCTCAAGCCATCTGTTCACTCCTCGCCTCTTTAAGGCCCAAAGACTCGCCTTGCTCGCCAAAATTGAGCCGCATCCCAATACGAGACTCCGGCACTCCTCCGGACTCTCCGTGCAGGAACCGTCACCGGGACCGGAAAAACCGCTGGAGCAGCCCTGTCCCCAGCTCGCCCACCCACTCCCCTTCCCCATCGCTTTCCTGCGAAAACCTGCAGGTCATCCTCCCGCGAGAACGTCTCTCGTCGGAGCGAGGCTCCAAGTCGGACTGCGGAGGGGAAGACCCTCTTTCTCTGTCCTCGTCATCGGGCGGTAAAAGTAAGATTCCGCGACCCATGAGCGCCACCTTTGTTCCCGAGCAGCTAAGTGGCAGACTCGTGCCTCGCCCACCTCCCGGGAAACCGACATCAGGCGCATGTGCCGACCACAG GCGGCGGCGGTTGCGAGTACGCGCCAGCAGCACCAGCGACGCCGATTCCCTGTCCAGTCAGAACCAGTCGACGCAGGACCGCGGCGGCCGGCTCGTCAGCCCACCTCCACCCCGCCCTTGCGCCTCCCCCAACCTGCAGCGCTCATTGAGTTGCTCTCCGTCCCGCCAGGAGCCCCACGACGGCAGGGCGCCGCCTCCAGGACGCAGCCGCTCCCCGTCGACGCCTCCTCCTCGACACGGCCCCCTGCAAGCGAGGCTGTCCGGCCAGAGTCCGTTGGTCCCCCGCTCTATCGGCAAAGGTTTGATTGAGGAGTGCAAAGGCTCGAGGAAACTGAAACGATGA
- the churc1 gene encoding protein Churchill → MCNGCVQKEYPDRGSTCLENGSYLMNYLGCAKCHHRDFVLICNKDTEDDDGEELVTYDHVCKNCDHVIARHEYTFSVVDEYQEYTMLCMLCGKAEDSISVLPDDPRQTASLF, encoded by the exons atgtgcaacGGCTGCGTGCAAAAAGAATACCCCGATCGG GGAAGCACTTGTCTGGAGAATGGTTCTTACCTTATGAACTACCTGGGCTGTGCCaaatgtcatcacagggacTTCGTGTTGATCTGTAATAAAGACACAGAGGATGATGATGGAGAGGAGCTTGTGACTTATGACC ATGTCTGTAAAAACTGTGACCATGTCATCGCCAGGCATGAATATACATTCTCTGTTGTTGATGAATATCAG GAGTACACAATGCTTTGCATGCTGTGCGGCAAGGCAGAAGACTCCATCAGTGTGTTGCCAGATGACCCCCGACAGACTGCCTCTCTCTTCTAG